In Paenibacillus ihbetae, the following are encoded in one genomic region:
- a CDS encoding FecCD family ABC transporter permease, which produces MKPLFQHNGSKLLGLAGALLLLGIAFVASIAIGTTQIDPATTVDALIRYNPADNEHVIIVTTRAPRAAFALAVGASLAMAGALMQALTRNPLASPGLFGINSGAVLAVVLALTLLPLTSLSQLVWAAFAGAAAAALLVYGLASLAGGGMTPVRLVLAGSALSALFGALTQGVLALDESGLQNVLFWLAGSVAGKEMSTLQQVLPYMVLGGTTALTLSYPLTILGSGEEVAKGLGQRTGLVKSMTAAAVVLLAGSAVAAAGAIGFVGLVMPHFARYLAGTDYRWIVPYSAVLGAILLLLADLVARFPVQPGELPLGVVTGLIGIPFFIYIARSGLGAKEAAG; this is translated from the coding sequence GTGAAGCCTCTATTTCAACATAACGGCAGCAAGCTGCTGGGGTTGGCGGGTGCGCTGCTGCTGTTGGGGATCGCGTTCGTGGCCAGCATCGCGATCGGTACGACGCAGATCGATCCGGCCACCACAGTGGATGCCCTGATCCGCTACAATCCGGCGGATAACGAGCATGTCATCATCGTCACGACGAGAGCTCCGCGTGCAGCGTTCGCACTTGCGGTCGGGGCGTCGCTGGCCATGGCGGGGGCGTTGATGCAGGCTTTAACACGCAATCCGCTTGCCTCGCCCGGGCTGTTCGGCATCAATTCCGGTGCCGTGCTTGCAGTGGTTCTTGCGCTGACGCTGCTGCCGCTTACCTCGCTGTCCCAGCTGGTTTGGGCAGCTTTTGCCGGCGCCGCAGCAGCTGCGCTGCTGGTATATGGCTTGGCCTCCCTTGCCGGCGGAGGCATGACGCCGGTTCGCTTAGTCTTGGCCGGGTCGGCGCTGAGTGCGCTCTTCGGCGCATTGACCCAGGGTGTGCTGGCATTGGACGAGTCCGGCCTGCAAAATGTGCTGTTCTGGCTGGCAGGCTCGGTTGCCGGAAAAGAAATGTCCACACTCCAGCAAGTGCTGCCTTATATGGTGCTGGGCGGAACGACGGCACTGACTTTGTCCTATCCGCTAACCATTCTCGGCTCAGGAGAAGAGGTCGCCAAAGGACTCGGACAGCGTACCGGCCTGGTGAAGTCGATGACCGCCGCCGCGGTGGTGCTGCTCGCCGGAAGCGCGGTTGCGGCTGCAGGCGCGATTGGCTTCGTCGGCCTGGTCATGCCGCATTTCGCCCGTTATTTGGCTGGCACGGACTATCGCTGGATCGTCCCGTACAGCGCCGTGCTTGGCGCGATACTTCTGCTCCTGGCCGATCTCGTCGCCCGCTTTCCGGTGCAGCCCGGGGAGCTTCCGCTCGGCGTTGTCACCGGCTTGATCGGCATTCCGTTTTTCATTTATATCGCTCGCAGCGGGCTTGGCGCGAAGGAGGCAGCAGGATGA
- a CDS encoding AraC family transcriptional regulator gives MSIRDQILLWNSASLHITDIRRRRLLPHEQLEYGAPSNLFLILVNGNARLETEESNFHSQDAPVIHVGKGGRLRIGSATSGFEFLIILYKAKFPQQLPGEISQPLHAIKQFYSSYCVPAGMEASYRSMANEMDNLWGQDHPMYRLEVKRQFYAFVQLLLSEMERREEAGGGPEEGIVTAAVRHMQAHYREPWTLSSLAGRLGTSTRQLQRGFKARFGHSPLEHLIGIRMEQAKILLEKSEYPISKIAEAIGYADSYYFSRLFKKYNGMSPTTYRQCRMQNGLERSTACRISPSQPSHSIIVPFSENGYHHKESATQAFRALMALTLMCTAGIAHAEGKINVPHVRGMLVLEEKPQRIAVLDYQYVDQLLALGIRPVGSVTCKVTAAGLPPELAAPLSGMVRLGTKEMPDLQALKELKPDVILCTAFQDFCYEELSAIAPTIMLDRNEDWRQTLLRLGILFGRHWQALRALDDYNAKLDQLRHKLAAHGTAQTVALIRPRDGSIRLHSEKHRTARLLYDDLGLAAPPLARMQQGTSTMIPLEALPALRADRLFVLTDDTNREQTRLYQQSPVWKEMNAVRKGQVRHCHTALWIGYYGPLAMSRIVDEIAETLLTPI, from the coding sequence ATGTCGATAAGGGATCAAATACTGCTCTGGAATAGTGCTTCCTTACATATTACCGATATCCGCCGGAGGCGTTTACTGCCGCACGAGCAGCTTGAATATGGTGCGCCCTCTAATTTGTTCCTTATCTTGGTCAACGGGAACGCCCGGCTTGAGACGGAAGAATCTAACTTTCATTCGCAGGACGCGCCGGTCATCCATGTAGGCAAGGGAGGGCGTTTGCGCATCGGATCTGCCACGTCAGGCTTCGAATTTCTGATCATCCTTTACAAAGCGAAGTTTCCACAGCAGCTTCCCGGGGAGATCAGTCAGCCACTGCATGCGATCAAGCAATTTTATTCCTCTTATTGCGTTCCGGCTGGAATGGAAGCGTCATACCGCAGCATGGCAAACGAGATGGATAATTTGTGGGGGCAGGACCATCCGATGTATCGACTGGAAGTGAAGCGGCAGTTTTACGCTTTCGTCCAGTTATTGCTATCGGAAATGGAGCGGCGGGAGGAAGCAGGGGGAGGGCCTGAGGAAGGGATCGTAACAGCGGCTGTCCGCCATATGCAAGCCCATTATCGTGAACCCTGGACATTATCATCTTTAGCCGGGCGGCTCGGGACGAGCACCCGCCAGCTGCAAAGAGGATTCAAAGCCCGGTTCGGCCACAGCCCGTTGGAACACTTGATCGGAATCCGTATGGAGCAGGCGAAGATACTGCTGGAAAAGAGCGAATATCCAATCTCAAAAATCGCTGAAGCGATTGGGTATGCCGACAGCTATTATTTCAGTCGATTATTCAAAAAATACAACGGCATGTCGCCAACAACTTACAGGCAGTGCCGGATGCAAAACGGTCTGGAAAGAAGCACGGCGTGTCGGATTTCTCCATCTCAGCCGTCGCATTCGATCATTGTCCCTTTCAGCGAGAATGGTTATCATCATAAAGAGAGCGCTACACAGGCGTTTCGTGCTTTGATGGCGCTGACCTTGATGTGCACCGCCGGTATCGCTCATGCGGAAGGGAAAATAAACGTTCCCCATGTGCGGGGCATGCTTGTACTTGAGGAAAAGCCCCAGCGGATTGCCGTGCTCGACTATCAATATGTCGACCAGTTGCTGGCGCTTGGAATACGGCCCGTAGGCAGCGTTACCTGTAAAGTGACGGCAGCCGGCCTTCCGCCAGAGCTTGCTGCTCCCTTAAGCGGAATGGTCCGTTTAGGCACCAAAGAGATGCCCGATTTGCAGGCACTGAAGGAGCTCAAGCCGGACGTTATTCTTTGCACCGCCTTCCAAGACTTTTGCTATGAAGAGCTTTCGGCCATCGCGCCGACCATCATGCTGGATCGCAACGAAGACTGGCGGCAGACATTGCTGCGGCTTGGTATACTCTTCGGGCGCCACTGGCAAGCGCTGCGTGCGCTGGATGACTACAACGCCAAGCTGGATCAATTGCGACACAAGCTGGCGGCACACGGAACTGCACAGACGGTTGCCCTTATCCGGCCGCGCGACGGAAGCATTCGTCTGCATAGCGAAAAGCACCGTACAGCCCGTCTGCTGTACGATGATCTCGGCCTCGCCGCTCCACCGCTTGCAAGGATGCAGCAGGGCACCAGCACGATGATACCGCTGGAGGCGCTTCCGGCACTGAGAGCTGACCGGCTGTTCGTGCTGACCGATGATACGAACCGGGAACAAACGCGGCTTTACCAGCAGAGCCCTGTGTGGAAAGAAATGAACGCGGTCAGGAAAGGTCAGGTCCGTCATTGCCATACCGCTCTATGGATCGGCTATTACGGCCCGCTGGCAATGAGCCGTATCGTCGACGAGATTGCCGAGACGCTGCTAACACCGATTTGA
- a CDS encoding ABC transporter substrate-binding protein, with translation MFHNFTNIRRSSIGMLLLSAWLAVLTLLAGCGQTGGEGSASSTRQPQNASTSSGEKTSSAVADEGKRTIKHAMGETVVEGTPQKVVTLFQGATDSALALGVKPAGAVEAWIEQPWYNYIRVQMDGVVNLGSENQPNLEKIAALKPDVIIASKTRHEEIYTQLSGIAPTVMTEEVHIWKGSLALTAEALNKQEEETAFLERWENEAADFKAKMGDKLKLEAGIVDFRADHARIVYTGFSALVLDELGIARPTEQKGEDWGVKLVSKENIPQMDADILFDQTSATRDDGRLDLRKEWTEHPLWKNLRAVQNNRVYEVDTAVWNNGSGPLAAEEMLKDLKEFYDLD, from the coding sequence ATGTTTCACAATTTTACAAATATCCGTCGCAGTAGTATCGGAATGTTGCTGCTTTCGGCATGGCTGGCTGTATTGACGCTGCTGGCCGGATGCGGTCAGACCGGGGGAGAAGGCAGTGCTTCTTCAACCCGGCAGCCACAAAACGCATCAACATCCTCAGGCGAGAAAACTTCTTCGGCCGTGGCGGATGAAGGCAAACGAACGATCAAGCATGCGATGGGCGAGACGGTTGTCGAAGGAACGCCGCAGAAGGTCGTGACGCTGTTCCAAGGAGCGACGGATTCAGCGCTGGCTTTAGGCGTTAAGCCGGCAGGCGCGGTGGAGGCATGGATTGAACAGCCTTGGTACAATTATATCCGCGTGCAAATGGACGGTGTCGTGAATCTTGGCTCGGAGAACCAGCCCAATCTGGAGAAGATCGCCGCGCTGAAGCCGGATGTCATTATCGCATCCAAAACAAGGCACGAGGAAATCTACACACAACTCAGCGGAATTGCCCCAACCGTCATGACGGAAGAAGTACATATCTGGAAGGGTTCGCTTGCACTGACAGCGGAGGCTTTGAACAAGCAGGAGGAGGAAACAGCTTTTCTCGAGCGCTGGGAAAACGAGGCTGCTGATTTCAAAGCGAAAATGGGAGATAAGCTGAAACTCGAAGCCGGCATTGTTGATTTCCGCGCCGACCATGCGCGCATCGTATACACAGGCTTCTCCGCCCTTGTATTGGATGAACTCGGCATAGCGCGTCCGACGGAGCAGAAGGGCGAGGACTGGGGCGTTAAACTCGTCTCGAAGGAGAACATCCCGCAGATGGATGCGGACATTCTGTTCGATCAGACAAGCGCTACAAGAGACGACGGACGGCTGGACCTGCGCAAAGAATGGACGGAACATCCGTTATGGAAGAACCTCAGGGCGGTACAGAACAATCGGGTGTATGAGGTCGACACGGCGGTCTGGAATAACGGCTCCGGTCCGCTAGCGGCTGAAGAAATGCTGAAGGATCTCAAAGAATTTTACGATTTGGACTAA
- a CDS encoding FecCD family ABC transporter permease produces MNRMAPLNSRKPRSSIRSDKRPMLTLLLLLAALIASFILGACLGSTWESPLEVIRTIAGAGGDSAFVIGMLRLPRLVLAGLAGAGLSIAGAILQGLIRNPLAAPDVLGMTGGASVAAVAFIAFAGGGLGIGWLPVAAMGGALVVSGLVYILAWKNGVSPIRLVLIGVGISAGASSLTMLLLAFSSITSAGKAYIWLTGSVYGATWEQVLTLLPWTLLFGGIAWANARHLNVHGLGEQLATGIGAAVQRQRLWLLLVTVALAGSSVALVGAVGFIGLIGPHIARRLVGPSYGVLLPAAALIGALLLLLADMAGRTMFQPLDVPAGVFTAAIGAPFFILLLARHRRHEI; encoded by the coding sequence ATGAACCGAATGGCTCCGTTAAATAGCCGCAAACCGCGCTCCTCCATACGATCTGACAAACGGCCTATGCTAACGCTGTTACTTCTGTTGGCGGCGCTGATAGCGTCATTTATCCTTGGAGCCTGCTTAGGCAGCACATGGGAATCACCGCTGGAAGTTATCCGAACGATAGCCGGCGCGGGCGGCGATTCAGCTTTTGTTATCGGCATGCTGCGGCTGCCCCGCCTGGTACTGGCCGGATTGGCGGGAGCAGGACTCAGCATTGCCGGCGCGATCCTCCAGGGCCTTATTCGGAACCCGCTCGCCGCGCCGGATGTGCTCGGTATGACCGGCGGCGCTTCGGTTGCCGCCGTCGCGTTCATCGCCTTCGCGGGAGGGGGACTCGGGATCGGCTGGCTGCCGGTTGCCGCGATGGGAGGCGCTCTGGTTGTTTCAGGACTGGTCTACATTCTGGCCTGGAAGAACGGGGTTTCGCCGATCCGGCTGGTGCTGATCGGGGTAGGCATTTCCGCAGGGGCAAGCTCGCTAACGATGCTGCTCCTCGCATTCAGTTCGATCACATCCGCCGGGAAAGCCTATATTTGGCTGACCGGCAGCGTTTATGGCGCGACATGGGAGCAGGTGCTAACCCTGCTTCCCTGGACGCTGCTGTTCGGTGGAATTGCATGGGCGAACGCCCGGCACTTGAATGTTCATGGACTGGGCGAGCAGCTTGCGACCGGCATTGGAGCAGCCGTTCAGCGGCAGCGACTGTGGCTGCTTCTCGTTACCGTTGCGCTTGCAGGCTCCTCGGTCGCGCTGGTCGGCGCCGTCGGTTTCATCGGCTTGATCGGGCCTCATATCGCCCGCAGGCTTGTCGGACCTTCCTACGGCGTTCTGCTGCCGGCGGCAGCTTTAATCGGTGCGCTGCTCCTGCTGCTAGCCGATATGGCCGGCCGAACGATGTTTCAACCGCTCGACGTTCCAGCCGGCGTGTTCACGGCAGCTATCGGCGCTCCTTTCTTCATCTTGCTGCTTGCACGCCATCGTCGCCATGAAATCTGA
- a CDS encoding response regulator transcription factor encodes MAKILAIDDEEDILALIANILRRDRHEVITRSEVTEIRPEAFQGYDLILLDVMMPHVDGFELCRKIRGYVSCPILFLTAKSDEEDVVNGLMHGGDDYIAKPFGVKELSARVNAHLRRETREKSLSRLTVSGISFDFDLKEVWVGDQPVRLTPNEYKICELLVRRRERVFTREEIHEEIYGIDGEALFTTITEFIRSIRSKFKAYGVSPISTVWGVGYRWDND; translated from the coding sequence ATGGCAAAAATACTGGCAATCGACGACGAAGAGGACATTTTGGCTTTGATAGCAAATATTTTGCGACGTGACCGGCATGAGGTGATCACCCGATCCGAAGTAACGGAGATCCGTCCGGAAGCATTCCAAGGCTATGATCTGATCCTGTTGGACGTCATGATGCCTCACGTGGACGGCTTCGAATTATGCAGGAAGATTCGCGGATATGTCAGCTGTCCGATTCTGTTTCTCACAGCCAAGTCGGATGAGGAGGATGTCGTGAACGGGCTGATGCATGGAGGAGACGATTACATCGCAAAGCCGTTTGGCGTTAAAGAGCTCAGTGCCAGGGTGAATGCGCATTTGCGCAGAGAAACACGGGAGAAAAGCTTGTCCAGGCTTACCGTATCGGGTATCAGCTTTGATTTTGACCTGAAGGAGGTATGGGTAGGCGACCAGCCGGTGCGGCTGACTCCGAATGAATACAAAATCTGTGAGCTGCTCGTTCGGCGAAGAGAGCGGGTATTCACCCGGGAGGAAATCCATGAGGAGATTTACGGAATCGATGGAGAAGCCTTATTTACGACGATCACGGAATTCATCCGGTCGATTCGCAGCAAGTTCAAGGCATATGGGGTCTCTCCCATTTCAACGGTGTGGGGAGTAGGCTACCGATGGGACAACGATTAA
- a CDS encoding phosphate/phosphite/phosphonate ABC transporter substrate-binding protein, whose translation MLKKKMTLVSVFALVIALLVGCGSSSGSGNSTPDAPSSPTSTSESTDDSGGSGTAAQTIEELKISFVPSKDPDQIVTATDPLKELLKSQLASEGFNVGKVSIDVGTTYEAVGEALTAGTTDVGFIPGGTYALYDDGAEVILTATRAGLSNDSDQAKDWNDNKPTQPTSDQATYYRALFIAGPSDKGQALAAKINNGEKLTWEELNDANWAVMSTSSSAGYIYPTLWMQDNYNKSITDLSHIVTSDSYGSSFARLAAGQVDIIVAFADARRDYEEQWTNEFGRKQSIWDETNIIGVTQGIYNDTISVSKNSPTMNDELKAALQEAFIAIAQTEEGKNVIAVYSHEGYKEAQPSDYDGERKAQEIIKNLKK comes from the coding sequence ATGTTGAAGAAAAAAATGACGCTCGTATCCGTATTCGCTTTGGTTATCGCGCTGCTTGTCGGCTGCGGCTCCAGCTCCGGCTCGGGCAATTCAACGCCTGATGCCCCATCATCGCCGACTTCGACTTCCGAATCCACAGACGATTCAGGCGGTTCGGGCACAGCGGCTCAGACAATCGAAGAGCTGAAAATCAGCTTCGTCCCGTCCAAGGACCCGGATCAAATCGTTACGGCAACGGATCCGCTCAAGGAATTGCTGAAGAGCCAGCTGGCATCCGAGGGATTTAATGTCGGAAAAGTCAGCATTGATGTAGGAACCACCTATGAAGCCGTCGGCGAAGCACTGACCGCCGGTACAACAGATGTCGGTTTTATACCTGGCGGCACATATGCTCTGTACGATGACGGAGCCGAAGTCATTTTGACCGCCACCCGGGCCGGATTATCCAATGACTCCGACCAGGCCAAGGACTGGAACGATAATAAGCCGACCCAGCCGACAAGCGATCAGGCAACGTATTATCGAGCTCTGTTCATTGCAGGTCCATCCGATAAAGGTCAAGCATTGGCTGCCAAAATCAACAACGGAGAAAAACTGACATGGGAAGAGTTGAACGATGCGAACTGGGCTGTGATGTCCACCTCTTCCTCCGCGGGATACATTTACCCTACGCTGTGGATGCAAGACAACTATAACAAAAGCATTACCGACCTTTCCCATATCGTAACATCCGACTCTTACGGCAGCTCCTTCGCCCGATTGGCGGCCGGACAAGTCGACATTATCGTTGCATTCGCGGACGCAAGACGCGACTATGAAGAGCAATGGACAAATGAATTCGGCCGTAAACAATCGATTTGGGACGAAACGAATATTATCGGGGTCACTCAAGGAATTTACAATGACACCATTAGCGTCAGCAAGAACAGCCCAACCATGAACGACGAGCTGAAGGCCGCGCTTCAAGAAGCCTTTATCGCCATCGCCCAGACGGAGGAGGGGAAGAACGTAATCGCGGTATACAGCCACGAAGGCTACAAGGAAGCCCAGCCATCCGATTACGACGGCGAGCGCAAAGCGCAGGAGATTATTAAAAACTTGAAAAAATAA
- a CDS encoding lantibiotic protection ABC transporter ATP-binding protein, giving the protein MMTLVNGPLLEMQKVSKRFGKENVVKELSLQVPANCVYGLLGPNGAGKSTTLKMLTGIIAPTSGSIWFDGHRWSRQDLKQIGALIESPPIYGNLTAFENLKTRSLLLGLPDSRIHEVLDMVKLSTAGKKTARNFSMGMKQRLGIAIALLNRPRLLILDEPTNGLDPVGIHELRELIRSLPRQGVTVILSSHLLSEVEQTADRIGIINHGELLYEGEIQSGQNLEQLFMDVASTPDRRKEGYR; this is encoded by the coding sequence ATGATGACATTGGTTAACGGCCCATTATTAGAAATGCAGAAGGTTTCCAAGCGCTTTGGCAAGGAAAACGTCGTTAAAGAGCTCTCCTTGCAGGTTCCTGCAAACTGTGTTTATGGACTTCTCGGCCCTAACGGAGCAGGAAAGTCCACGACGCTGAAAATGCTGACCGGCATCATCGCACCGACCTCCGGCAGCATCTGGTTTGACGGTCATCGCTGGAGCAGGCAGGATTTGAAGCAAATCGGAGCGCTGATCGAATCTCCGCCGATATACGGAAATTTAACGGCATTCGAAAACCTGAAGACTCGCAGTCTATTGCTTGGACTGCCGGATTCCCGAATTCATGAAGTCTTGGATATGGTGAAGTTGTCAACGGCCGGCAAAAAAACGGCAAGGAATTTTTCAATGGGCATGAAGCAACGGCTTGGTATTGCGATTGCACTACTCAACCGCCCCCGATTGCTCATCCTTGATGAGCCTACGAACGGGCTGGATCCGGTCGGGATTCATGAGCTTCGTGAGCTGATTCGGTCTCTACCCCGTCAAGGGGTGACCGTCATCCTTTCCAGTCATTTGTTGTCCGAGGTGGAACAAACAGCCGATCGAATCGGCATCATTAACCATGGAGAACTGTTATATGAAGGGGAAATTCAATCCGGACAAAATTTGGAGCAGTTGTTTATGGATGTCGCCTCGACCCCTGATCGACGAAAGGAGGGGTACAGATGA
- a CDS encoding IucA/IucC family C-terminal-domain containing protein — translation MNRPHPLNADEAATLQAQYRVQATVSPIDGYDALSASRLVRASALLESDGCDAFLDDLAIRLGTDSRPIAASMLAKRYAAVVAVPFFHALTCFDKELDLPLGSVLLRSGEEPGGHWLEGMTVDGLLRARAVTCAESRESWRLRAAENFVRFHLTLLWQSLSRSSGLPAMILWENTAVRLFSLYEKKLPKLNAVPAAKIEDDLRFLLHTLPAEAFGQRQQPFARFYSGSDVFQAFQEQKPGISRTRLTCCLYYRVPREGGYCEACPKAVRQSRSKAVDPERKQN, via the coding sequence ATGAATCGGCCGCACCCCCTGAATGCGGATGAAGCTGCAACGCTGCAGGCTCAATACCGTGTGCAGGCAACTGTGTCGCCCATCGACGGTTACGATGCCTTATCAGCTTCAAGGCTGGTCCGCGCCTCGGCGCTGCTGGAGTCCGACGGCTGTGACGCATTCCTGGACGACCTGGCAATCCGCCTGGGTACCGATTCACGCCCGATTGCGGCTTCGATGCTGGCCAAACGCTACGCGGCCGTCGTTGCGGTGCCGTTCTTTCATGCGCTTACTTGCTTTGACAAAGAGCTGGACCTGCCGCTTGGGAGCGTGCTGCTGCGGAGCGGCGAAGAGCCCGGCGGTCATTGGCTGGAAGGGATGACAGTGGATGGCCTGCTCCGTGCTCGTGCTGTGACCTGCGCCGAATCCAGGGAATCCTGGCGGCTCCGGGCAGCGGAGAACTTTGTTCGCTTCCATTTAACGCTGCTGTGGCAATCGCTCTCGCGAAGCTCGGGATTGCCCGCCATGATTTTATGGGAGAACACGGCGGTGAGGCTCTTCTCGCTCTACGAAAAAAAATTACCGAAATTAAACGCGGTGCCTGCAGCAAAAATCGAGGACGATCTGCGATTTTTGCTGCACACGCTGCCGGCAGAGGCGTTTGGTCAGCGGCAGCAGCCGTTCGCACGTTTTTACAGCGGCAGCGATGTATTTCAAGCTTTTCAAGAGCAGAAGCCAGGGATATCTCGTACCAGACTGACCTGCTGTTTATACTACCGGGTGCCTCGCGAAGGGGGATACTGCGAGGCCTGCCCGAAGGCTGTTCGCCAATCACGGAGCAAGGCGGTCGACCCGGAAAGGAAGCAAAACTGA
- a CDS encoding lantibiotic immunity ABC transporter MutG family permease subunit, translating to MNLWRCLRADLLKLKRTKLMWVLAAIPVAYAALFLAYFTGRSESSSQMYLFYTESMGIALPFFIGLAAGFMIDQERQAGHFQGLLGGTASRISGYMSKLLLLLVLLGAMILFAVILWIGGMKWGMGLTDIPIWSYVCGWFLLTCSNFMLLMMHLFIAFVFGMGASILMGGVGLLMAALMATGLGDQAWMYVPWAWGVRFSGLTGIARDESLPAEMVNYVQHELALGVGVAVSLTALCYAISIAWFCRWEGKTAHE from the coding sequence ATGAACCTATGGAGATGTTTAAGAGCCGATCTGCTGAAGCTCAAGCGAACCAAGCTGATGTGGGTTCTCGCGGCCATTCCCGTCGCTTACGCAGCCCTTTTTCTGGCGTATTTTACTGGCAGGTCAGAATCTTCCTCACAGATGTATTTGTTCTACACGGAGAGTATGGGCATTGCGCTGCCCTTTTTCATAGGACTTGCGGCTGGCTTCATGATTGACCAGGAAAGACAAGCCGGCCATTTCCAAGGTTTGCTCGGGGGAACGGCATCCAGGATTAGCGGATATATGAGCAAGCTGCTTTTGTTGTTGGTGCTGCTTGGAGCCATGATACTCTTTGCCGTTATCCTTTGGATCGGGGGTATGAAATGGGGAATGGGCTTGACCGATATTCCTATTTGGAGTTACGTTTGTGGATGGTTCTTGCTTACTTGTTCCAATTTCATGCTGCTGATGATGCATTTATTTATTGCGTTTGTGTTCGGGATGGGCGCATCGATCCTTATGGGAGGAGTCGGATTGCTGATGGCTGCGCTCATGGCGACCGGGCTGGGCGACCAGGCATGGATGTATGTGCCGTGGGCTTGGGGAGTTAGATTCAGTGGTTTAACCGGCATTGCACGGGACGAATCCTTGCCGGCGGAAATGGTGAACTACGTGCAGCACGAGCTGGCGCTGGGCGTAGGGGTTGCGGTATCGTTGACTGCACTCTGTTATGCGATAAGCATCGCCTGGTTTTGCCGATGGGAAGGAAAGACGGCGCATGAATAA
- a CDS encoding lantibiotic immunity ABC transporter MutE/EpiE family permease subunit, whose protein sequence is MIPYLRSERLKLKRTFSAKLIFLVPIANVAFSLLMNPMYFVSNTVNWWSILFLPLMLALWGSLTHQKEQLASSYQGIYLLPVSLRNIWLAKLVVMGGYSLAAFGVYLLVMGTVGMLFTGENILTMVTLMSALVLWITTLWEIPLFLWIAKKWGAAAAIGINIVCAMGLGIPCSTRTFWWACPWSWSIRLMAPMAGVHPNGTLLAPGHALLDMRVLPVGIGLSLLLTVALSMLTMQRFGPQIRSGEGGR, encoded by the coding sequence ATGATTCCTTATCTTCGATCGGAGCGCCTAAAGCTCAAGCGCACGTTTTCAGCCAAGCTTATCTTCTTGGTGCCCATCGCGAATGTGGCGTTTTCGTTGCTTATGAATCCGATGTATTTCGTATCCAATACCGTCAATTGGTGGTCCATTCTGTTCCTGCCGCTGATGCTCGCTCTATGGGGCAGCCTGACACACCAGAAGGAGCAGCTTGCTTCGAGTTATCAAGGAATCTATCTGCTTCCGGTTTCGCTTCGAAATATCTGGCTAGCCAAGCTGGTCGTGATGGGGGGGTATTCGCTTGCAGCCTTCGGGGTGTATCTTCTCGTGATGGGGACCGTCGGCATGCTCTTTACGGGTGAGAATATCCTGACAATGGTTACGCTTATGTCCGCCTTGGTACTGTGGATAACAACCCTCTGGGAAATTCCTTTGTTTCTGTGGATCGCAAAAAAATGGGGGGCAGCCGCAGCGATCGGAATCAACATCGTATGTGCCATGGGATTGGGGATTCCGTGCTCCACGCGGACGTTCTGGTGGGCTTGCCCATGGAGCTGGTCCATCCGCCTGATGGCTCCGATGGCCGGGGTTCACCCGAATGGGACATTGCTTGCCCCGGGGCATGCACTGCTGGATATGAGGGTTTTGCCGGTAGGGATTGGATTGTCATTGTTACTTACGGTGGCACTCAGCATGTTAACGATGCAGCGCTTTGGTCCGCAGATTCGAAGCGGCGAAGGGGGGCGCTGA
- a CDS encoding NisI/SpaI family lantibiotic immunity lipoprotein yields the protein MKKTPRGWILITVSALLLLTGCERLDHFTQKVVEETQKTAHYTLELDKETDLTIEELIDEGRLDRVVFDGRLYELQGEADPKSKGGHIGFIGETYYVDQKGKRWTEDELKKPYLYLDSDEIREKNPMTYGSVYRHKGEPKGSSERIIIELNRKLLEAELIREE from the coding sequence ATGAAGAAAACGCCCCGAGGCTGGATCCTCATTACGGTTAGCGCGCTGCTCCTGTTAACAGGATGCGAAAGGCTGGACCACTTCACCCAAAAGGTGGTTGAGGAGACGCAAAAAACAGCCCACTATACATTGGAGCTCGATAAGGAAACGGACCTAACGATCGAGGAGCTGATCGACGAAGGACGGCTGGACAGGGTAGTGTTCGACGGAAGACTGTATGAGCTGCAAGGGGAGGCTGATCCAAAGTCTAAAGGAGGCCATATCGGCTTTATCGGTGAGACGTATTATGTGGATCAGAAGGGGAAGAGGTGGACCGAGGACGAACTGAAGAAGCCTTATCTGTACCTTGATTCCGATGAAATCCGGGAGAAGAATCCTATGACGTACGGTTCCGTCTATCGGCATAAAGGTGAGCCCAAGGGAAGCTCCGAACGGATCATTATCGAACTTAATCGGAAGCTTCTGGAGGCAGAGCTGATACGCGAAGAGTAA